The Nicotiana tabacum cultivar K326 chromosome 14, ASM71507v2, whole genome shotgun sequence genome contains a region encoding:
- the LOC142168964 gene encoding uncharacterized protein LOC142168964, whose protein sequence is MQKAIKGQALVDHLIENAIDKDYEQLTTYFPDEEVLFEGEDIVESYPGWRIFFDSVANFKGVGIAAVIISESGHCYLASAKIGFPCTKHMAEYEACIIGIRMVVDINIKELLFIGDSDLLIHQVQGGWTTKNVNIFPYLHIVKEFCKKFTKIRFKHVPKIQNEFADALATLSSMIQHPDKNYTDPIDVEVQDQHAYYFYVDEEPDSKPWYYDIKRFIEVREYPKNASNGQKQALRRLENHF, encoded by the coding sequence ATGCAGAAAGCTATCAAGGGACAGGCATTGGTCGATCATCTCATAGAGAACGCAATAGACAAGGATTACGAGCAGCTTACcacatacttcccagacgaaGAAGTGTTATTCGAAGGGGAGGACATTGTAGAATCATACCCAGGGTGGAGAATATTTTTTGATAGTGTGGCAAATttcaaaggtgtagggattgcGGCAGTCATAATTTCTGAGTCAGGACATTGTTATCTGGCTTCAGCCAAGATAGGTTTCCCTTGCACAAAacatatggcagaatatgaagcatGCATCATCGGGATTAGGATGGTAGTCGACATAAACATCAAGGAACTTTTGTTCATAGGAGATTCTGATTTGCTGATACACCAAGTTCAGGGTGGATGGACCACCAAGAATGTTAATATCTTTCCATACTTGCACATCGTAAAAGAGTTTTGTAAGAAGTTCACCAAGATCAGGTTCAAGCATGTTCCCaaaatccagaatgagtttgccgacgcTCTCGCAACATTGTCGtctatgattcagcatccagacaagaattacACTGACCCTATTGATGTAGAGGTTCAAGATCAGCATGCATATTATTTCTATGTAGATGAAGAGCCAGATAGTAAGCCTTGGTACTACGACATCAAACGGTTCATCGAAGTAAGAGAATACCCAAAGAATGCCTCCAATGGTCAAAAGCAAGCACTAAGAAGACTAGAAAATCACTTTTAA